In one Gadus morhua chromosome 15, gadMor3.0, whole genome shotgun sequence genomic region, the following are encoded:
- the pwwp2b gene encoding PWWP domain-containing protein 2B isoform X1 — MPRCSLPCSEREGSRILGRRDRGSLGRDQAPPSRTTHPGNMEAAAEELRAGSRLPVIIDHVINDTLVVTLTFRERSYTGILLDSNKKTGLFCLPDVTGRLADLATKPDIFKLGCEIPQVLSEDPVLIDPIEALLMPKDENTLPEDDAASIPAPCPVPTPVLAGKTPYPPYFEGAPFPQPLWVRHSYSQWVPQPPPRSIKRKKRRTREPGRMTMSTIRLRPRQVLCEKCKNTLNSDEDSKDGTGSSTKGSRKENTLQSDDDGREPPTKMVRKEDTGKDAKRRENGPGIDNRRLRRDKRVEVDVEKVPGVVIPHSPVIKISYSTPQGKGEVMKIPSRVHGSVKPFCPKQLVHNGLGEDVKPASDPTRDQRHILNATRSGLTVSIPKLKLTRPYTTVGPEHLPSPKILLRHPPREEDESTVEYEAELVGGNRMHSPRAPAPCLPDSEDSREDKNSLAMWSGSSGEEAGRGHGDLTLLINFRKRKADSSSLSVCSSDSLDESKSFSSEGTSPELCDLAPGEDLSVTSSSVPSLDGCKTVPPITVRLHTRSMTKCITEEGHAVAVGDIVWGKIHGFPWWPARVLNISGSHKAETASCEARWPEAKVAWFGSPTTSQLSVAKLSPFRELFRSRFNRKKKGMYRRAILEAAKAVGHVDQEITSLLSHCETG; from the exons ATGCCCCGGTGTAGCCTCCCGTGCTCGGAAAGAGAGGGGAGTAGGATATTAGGCCGACGTGATCGTGGCTCCCTTGGCCGGGATCAAGCACCGCCAAGCCGGACAACTCACCCGGGAAATATGGAGGCTGCGGCCGAGGAGCTGCGGGCCGGCTCTCGGCTACCTGTCATTATCGATCATGTTATTAACGATACACTGGTCGTGACGTTAACCTTTCGAGAAAGAAGCTACACAGGGATATTACTCGACTCCAACAAAAA GACCGGGCTGTTTTGTCTACCGGACGTCACCGGACGTCTAGCGGATCTCGCAACCAAACCAGACATATTCAAGTTGGGTTGTGAAATCCCTCAAGTTCTGAGCGAGGACCCCGTTTTGATCGATCCGATTGAGGCGTTACTCATGCCAAAGGACGAAAACACACTTCCTGAGGACGATGCAGCCAGCATACCAGCCCCGTGCCCTGTGCCCACGCCGGTACTGGCTGGAAAGACTCCTTACCCTCCTTATTTTGAAGGAGCCCCTTTCCCGCAGCCCCTGTGGGTGCGCCACAGCTACAGCCAATGGGTGCCCCAGCCTCCCCCGAGATCGatcaagaggaagaagaggcggACCCGAGAGCCCGGCCGCATGACCATGAGCACGATACGTCTACGGCCGCGTCAGGTGCTGTGCGAGAAGTGTAAAAACACGCTGAACAGTGACGAGGACAGCAAGGACGGCACCGGCAGCAGTACCAAGGGCTCCAGGAAGGAAAACACTCTGCAGAGCGACGACGACGGCAGGGAGCCCCCCACCAAGATGGTGAGGAAAGAGGACACCGGCAAGGACGCAAAGAGACGAGAGAACGGGCCCGGCATCGACAACAGGCGCCTCAGGAGGGACAAGAGGGTGGAGGTAGACGTGGAGAAGGTTCCCGGTGTGGTCATCCCGCACAGCCCCGTCATCAAGATCTCGTACAGCACTCCACAGGGCAAGGGGGAGGTCATGAAGATCCCCTCGCGGGTCCATGGCTCGGTCAAGCCGTTCTGCCCGAAGCAGTTGGTGCACAACGGCCTCGGGGAGGACGTCAAGCCAGCCTCCGATCCCACCAGGGATCAGCGCCACATCCTGAACGCCACCAGGTCGGGCCTCACCGTGTCCATTCCCAAACTCAAACTCACCAGGCCCTACACCACCGTGGGCCCAGAGCACCTGCCCTCTCCAAAGATCCTCCTGAGGCACCCACCGAGGGAAGAGGACGAGAGCACAGTGGAGTACGAGGCGGAGCTCGTCGGGGGAAACCGGATGCACAGCCCGCGGGCGCCTGCCCCCTGCCTCCCCGACTCTGAAGACTCCCGGGAGGACAAGAACTCTCTGGCGATGTGGTCGGGGAGTTCCGGAGAGGAGGCCGGACGGGGTCACGGCGACCTCACCCTCCTCATTAACTTCCGCAAGCGCAAGGCGGACTCGTCCAGCCTGTCCGTGTGCAGCAGTGACAGCCTGGACGAGTCCAAGTCCTTCAGCTCCGAGGGCACCTCGCCGGAGCTCTGCGACCTGGCGCCGGGCGAGGACCTGTCGGTGACCTCGTCCTCCGTGCCGTCGCTGGACGGCTGCAAGACGGTGCCGCCCATCACGGTGCGGCTGCACACCCGCAGCATGACCAAGTGCATCACGGAGGAGGGCCACGCCGTGGCGGTGGGGGACATTGTGTGGGGGAAGATCCACGGGTTCCCCTGGTGGCCGGCCCGGGTGCTCAACATCAGCGGCAGCCACAAGGCGGAGACGGCCAGCTGCGAGGCCAGGTGGCCCGAGGCCAAGGTGGCGTGGTTCGGCTCGCCCACCACCTCGCAGCTGTCCGTCGCCAAGCTTTCGCCGTTCAGGGAGCTCTTCCGGTCCCGGTTCAACCGCAAGAAGAAGGGCATGTACCGGAGAGCCATCCTGGAGGCGGCCAAGGCTGTGGGCCACGTGGACCAAGAGATCACATCACTGCTCTCCCACTGTGAAAC GGGCTAG
- the pwwp2b gene encoding PWWP domain-containing protein 2B isoform X2: protein MPRCSLPCSEREGSRILGRRDRGSLGRDQAPPSRTTHPGNMEAAAEELRAGSRLPVIIDHVINDTLVVTLTFRERSYTGILLDSNKKTGLFCLPDVTGRLADLATKPDIFKLGCEIPQVLSEDPVLIDPIEALLMPKDENTLPEDDAASIPAPCPVPTPVLAGKTPYPPYFEGAPFPQPLWVRHSYSQWVPQPPPRSIKRKKRRTREPGRMTMSTIRLRPRQVLCEKCKNTLNSDEDSKDGTGSSTKGSRKENTLQSDDDGREPPTKMVRKEDTGKDAKRRENGPGIDNRRLRRDKRVEVDVEKVPGVVIPHSPVIKISYSTPQGKGEVMKIPSRVHGSVKPFCPKQLVHNGLGEDVKPASDPTRDQRHILNATRSGLTVSIPKLKLTRPYTTVGPEHLPSPKILLRHPPREEDESTVEYEAELVGGNRMHSPRAPAPCLPDSEDSREDKNSLAMWSGSSGEEAGRGHGDLTLLINFRKRKADSSSLSVCSSDSLDESKSFSSEGTSPELCDLAPGEDLSVTSSSVPSLDGCKTVPPITVRLHTRSMTKCITEEGHAVAVGDIVWGKIHGFPWWPARVLNISGSHKAETASCEARWPEAKVAWFGSPTTSQLSVAKLSPFRELFRSRFNRKKKGMYRRAILEAAKAVGHVDQEITSLLSHCET from the exons ATGCCCCGGTGTAGCCTCCCGTGCTCGGAAAGAGAGGGGAGTAGGATATTAGGCCGACGTGATCGTGGCTCCCTTGGCCGGGATCAAGCACCGCCAAGCCGGACAACTCACCCGGGAAATATGGAGGCTGCGGCCGAGGAGCTGCGGGCCGGCTCTCGGCTACCTGTCATTATCGATCATGTTATTAACGATACACTGGTCGTGACGTTAACCTTTCGAGAAAGAAGCTACACAGGGATATTACTCGACTCCAACAAAAA GACCGGGCTGTTTTGTCTACCGGACGTCACCGGACGTCTAGCGGATCTCGCAACCAAACCAGACATATTCAAGTTGGGTTGTGAAATCCCTCAAGTTCTGAGCGAGGACCCCGTTTTGATCGATCCGATTGAGGCGTTACTCATGCCAAAGGACGAAAACACACTTCCTGAGGACGATGCAGCCAGCATACCAGCCCCGTGCCCTGTGCCCACGCCGGTACTGGCTGGAAAGACTCCTTACCCTCCTTATTTTGAAGGAGCCCCTTTCCCGCAGCCCCTGTGGGTGCGCCACAGCTACAGCCAATGGGTGCCCCAGCCTCCCCCGAGATCGatcaagaggaagaagaggcggACCCGAGAGCCCGGCCGCATGACCATGAGCACGATACGTCTACGGCCGCGTCAGGTGCTGTGCGAGAAGTGTAAAAACACGCTGAACAGTGACGAGGACAGCAAGGACGGCACCGGCAGCAGTACCAAGGGCTCCAGGAAGGAAAACACTCTGCAGAGCGACGACGACGGCAGGGAGCCCCCCACCAAGATGGTGAGGAAAGAGGACACCGGCAAGGACGCAAAGAGACGAGAGAACGGGCCCGGCATCGACAACAGGCGCCTCAGGAGGGACAAGAGGGTGGAGGTAGACGTGGAGAAGGTTCCCGGTGTGGTCATCCCGCACAGCCCCGTCATCAAGATCTCGTACAGCACTCCACAGGGCAAGGGGGAGGTCATGAAGATCCCCTCGCGGGTCCATGGCTCGGTCAAGCCGTTCTGCCCGAAGCAGTTGGTGCACAACGGCCTCGGGGAGGACGTCAAGCCAGCCTCCGATCCCACCAGGGATCAGCGCCACATCCTGAACGCCACCAGGTCGGGCCTCACCGTGTCCATTCCCAAACTCAAACTCACCAGGCCCTACACCACCGTGGGCCCAGAGCACCTGCCCTCTCCAAAGATCCTCCTGAGGCACCCACCGAGGGAAGAGGACGAGAGCACAGTGGAGTACGAGGCGGAGCTCGTCGGGGGAAACCGGATGCACAGCCCGCGGGCGCCTGCCCCCTGCCTCCCCGACTCTGAAGACTCCCGGGAGGACAAGAACTCTCTGGCGATGTGGTCGGGGAGTTCCGGAGAGGAGGCCGGACGGGGTCACGGCGACCTCACCCTCCTCATTAACTTCCGCAAGCGCAAGGCGGACTCGTCCAGCCTGTCCGTGTGCAGCAGTGACAGCCTGGACGAGTCCAAGTCCTTCAGCTCCGAGGGCACCTCGCCGGAGCTCTGCGACCTGGCGCCGGGCGAGGACCTGTCGGTGACCTCGTCCTCCGTGCCGTCGCTGGACGGCTGCAAGACGGTGCCGCCCATCACGGTGCGGCTGCACACCCGCAGCATGACCAAGTGCATCACGGAGGAGGGCCACGCCGTGGCGGTGGGGGACATTGTGTGGGGGAAGATCCACGGGTTCCCCTGGTGGCCGGCCCGGGTGCTCAACATCAGCGGCAGCCACAAGGCGGAGACGGCCAGCTGCGAGGCCAGGTGGCCCGAGGCCAAGGTGGCGTGGTTCGGCTCGCCCACCACCTCGCAGCTGTCCGTCGCCAAGCTTTCGCCGTTCAGGGAGCTCTTCCGGTCCCGGTTCAACCGCAAGAAGAAGGGCATGTACCGGAGAGCCATCCTGGAGGCGGCCAAGGCTGTGGGCCACGTGGACCAAGAGATCACATCACTGCTCTCCCACTGTGAAACGTAG
- the LOC115560495 gene encoding leucine-rich repeat-containing protein 27, with translation MDSTVQEHIPDLQLSRDYGNTLETLQPPVLTDNAEPNTEPSPHVESQTLFLSRRKLNEIPETILRHRSLKELYLEGNKLINLPDSMFVRLPHLVWLDLRNNLIGSLPAGIGSHRYLKTLLLEGNPISELPPELGNVLSLKGLNLRNCPIRSPPKDIVHQGLECILQYLRSAMAERPVSVQRSHPDGPPVEKLRLSALVRSSLESCGEDEEEEEEEQELQRFKELKHKMILLDSAELGSSSPSTTRSQGSLPVVKSQFGRSGKRKTAAEEELKEKQELLEQKKKDQELLQKWRTDAKVMQAQKAARLEQERRENQLKEALEKKLSNSSPNPTQRQQRAPGSHKEQEEARAARDRELEQRIRKQVQMMQERRGKPKGTVKEEKANAEKDMRETLKLQAELLKRKQDREKEYRFTAFTGDI, from the exons ATGGACTCCACAGTGCAAGAGCACATTCCAGACCTGCAGCTGAGTCGTGATTATGGGAACACACTGGAGACCCTTCAGCCACCCGTGCTAACCGACAATGCTGAGCCCAACACAGAGCCCTCTCCACATGTTGAATCCCAGACATTGTTTCTAAGCAGAAGGAAGTTGAACGAAATCCCTGAAACTATTCTAAGACATAGATCACTGAAG GAGTTATATCTTGAGGGCAACAAGTTAATCAATCTTCCAGATTCAATGTTTGTACGTTTACCCCACCTGGTGTGGTTGGACCTCAGAAATAACCTAATTGGATCACTTCCAGCTGGAATAGGCTCTCACAG GTATCTGAAAACACTGCTGCTGGAGGGAAATCCTATCTCAGAGCTTCCCCCAGAGCTTG GTAATGTTCTTTCCCTCAAAGGCCTGAACCTGAGAAATTGCCCCATCCGCTCCCCCCCTAAGGACATTGTGCACCAGGGGCTGGAGTGTATCCTCCAGTACCTGAGGAGCGCCATGGCCGAGCGCCCGGTCAGTGTCCAGAGGTCTCATCCAG ACGGGCCCCCCGTGGAGAAGCTCCGGCTGTCAGCGCTGGTGAGGTCGAGTTTGGAGTCGTGTGGcgaagacgaagaggaggaggaggaagagcaggagctTCAGAGGTTCAAGGAGCTTAAGCACAAGATGATCCTGCTGGACAGTGCTGAGCTTGGCTCCAGCTCCCCCAGTACCACACGGTCGCAAGGAAGCCTGCCAGTTGTCAAGAG CCAGTTTGGGAGGTCGGGAAAAAGGAAAACGGCAGCGGAGGAAGAACTGAAGGAAAAGCAAGAGCTTCTTGAACAGAAGAAAAA GGACCAGGAGCTTCTTCAGAAATGGCGCACTGACGCAAAGGTCATGCAGGCGCAGAAGGCAGCGAGGCTGGAGCAAGAGAGACGAGAGAACCAATTGAAAGAG GCATTGGAGAAGAAGCTCTCCAATAGTTCTCCCAACCCAACCCAACGGCAGCAGAGGGCCCCTGGGAGCCacaaagagcaggaggaggccaG AGCGGCCCGGGACCGTGAGCTGGAGCAACGGATTCGCAAGCAAGTGCAGATGATGCAGGAGAGACGTGGGAAACCCAAAGGAACAGTAAAAGAAGAGAAGGCCAATGCGGAAAAAGATATGAGAGAG ACACTGAAGCTGCAAGCTGAGCTCCTGAAAAGGAAACAAGATCGAGAGAAGGAATACCGATTCACTGCCTTCACTGGAGACATTTAA